One window from the genome of Aliidongia dinghuensis encodes:
- a CDS encoding J domain-containing protein has translation MARTRAEYVDPTEPARPLTRCCDHEGCVAEGEFRAPRSRDKLNSYWWFCLEHVRAYNAAWNYYEGMSEAEIEADLRNDTVWQRPTWPLGWRLKMRDPLHILDDDDPDGSRHPRQRELTIEEKALAVFELDPPFTLVELKKRYKLLVKRHHPDANGGDKDSEERLKVINQAFALLKAKYFA, from the coding sequence ATGGCCCGAACCCGCGCCGAATATGTCGACCCAACCGAGCCCGCACGGCCGCTGACGCGCTGCTGCGATCACGAGGGTTGCGTCGCCGAAGGCGAGTTCCGGGCACCCCGCTCGCGCGACAAGCTCAACAGCTATTGGTGGTTCTGCCTCGAACACGTACGCGCCTACAACGCCGCCTGGAACTACTACGAAGGCATGAGCGAGGCCGAGATCGAGGCGGACTTGCGCAACGACACGGTCTGGCAGCGGCCGACCTGGCCGCTCGGCTGGCGCCTCAAGATGCGCGACCCGCTCCATATCCTGGACGACGACGATCCGGACGGCAGCCGCCATCCGCGCCAGCGCGAGCTGACCATAGAGGAAAAGGCCCTTGCGGTTTTCGAACTTGACCCGCCTTTCACCTTGGTCGAATTGAAGAAACGTTACAAACTTCTGGTCAAGCGCCACCATCCGGACGCGAATGGCGGCGACAAAGACTCCGAAGAGCGTTTGAAAGTGATCAATCAGGCCTTCGCGCTGTTGAAGGCCAAATACTTCGCCTGA